From a region of the Notolabrus celidotus isolate fNotCel1 chromosome 14, fNotCel1.pri, whole genome shotgun sequence genome:
- the arhgap35a gene encoding LOW QUALITY PROTEIN: rho GTPase-activating protein 35 (The sequence of the model RefSeq protein was modified relative to this genomic sequence to represent the inferred CDS: deleted 1 base in 1 codon), producing MMMAKKQDVRAPTYNLVVIGLSGTEKEKGQCGVGKSCLCNRFVRPSADDFYLDHTSVLSTSDFGGRVVNNDHFLFWGESGRTVEEGPECRMNVVEQTEFIDDQTFQPHRSTALQPYIKRAASTKLASAEKLMYFCTDQLGLEQDFEQKQMPEGKLMVDGFLLCVDVSRGMNRSFEDQMKFVTNLYNQLAKTKKPVVLVLTKCDEGVERYIKDSHTFALAKKNLQVVETSARSNVNVDLAFLTLVQLIDKGRGKPKIIPYFEALKQQSQQIASAKDRYEWLVTRIVKNHNETWPNVSRRMQTAPEYKEYVFLEGTAKAKKLFQQHVHRLKLEHIEKRRKAYLGTLPQALAVLLPELDEIDHLSWSGVQKVLETKRDFSQWFVVLDDTPWETTPHIDIMEDDRIPQDLLETPTAETLYETHLEQLRNERRRAEMRWEFKEKLSVSPFITPGKPWEEARSFIMNEDFYQWLDEAEYLDIYNKHQKEIIDRAKEDFQELLLEYSELFYELEVDAKPSKEKMGAIQEVLGEEQRFKALQKLQAERDALVLKHIHFVYHPTKDTCPNSPHCVDSKIEQILASRFPTRYASSESSRLEGGRAERINLVILGKDGLAREMANEIRALCTSDDRYVLDGKLYELALRPIEGNVRLPVNSFHTPTFTPLGCLCLYNSKESLSYVVESLEKLRESTISRRERENSLAQLPLSLLLVTKRGVGSIGDIGGETAQTLIQQGQQVAGKLQCSYLDPASPGVGYGRNVNERQLNQMLKGLLESRRSIGSSSPPLPPPSSAFRDSQSQAMLEADLRIVMCLMCGDTYDLDQLLAPFLLPQHCRPAASLSSGTSVLLDVGVGGQRQNVELSLLSFHSSFSLRKTKLVHGYIVVYSARRKASMETLCAFLCEVQDIIPVQLLAVGESQMELSDSESAKEQISQGEELAHEIEARFNTVICGHGGVVGGLHKIDLFQPFLKEVVEKRTIVEATHMYDNVAEACTNESISPRCGSPSPVNILMDSEDDIDPSPPYPTLREDGNLSSHLGFKLPDLDSSDTFSVISELSTFESKLNNKVPPQVKPKPVRKVNLGPYMDQQGGTNRRSQAVTWAPGSDGGYDPSDYAEPMDAVSKPRPTEEENIYSVPHDSTQGKIITIRNANKGHSNGSAGGNGSDSEADSSSLERRRKLSAIGVKPKLYRDRSKRLGKFSSFRTSFSIGSDDEMGGPPKVSQDDGGAQKENSIEESEDPKRRNILKSLRRNTKKPRAKPRHSISKPIESNYFGMPLTSVVSLERPIPVFIEKCIRFIETTGLSTEGIYRVSGNKAEMEGMQRQFDQDHNLDLVEKDFTINTVAGAMKAFFSELPDPLVPYSMQGELVEAFKINDRETRFQTMKDILRRFPKENYEVFKYVISHLNKVGQNYKLNLMTSENLSICFWPTLMRPDFTTMDALTATRTYQTIIEGFIHQCAYFFYNQPLADGLPGSPTSTLSSTSSSSAYSCMAGGYSSSPTPSPAPYVLPATPPVIPHYGPPIHHHHHHHLHHHHLQPQSPPHSPPATPQSPLPALLPPSLHPHHPPTEQHTL from the exons ATGATGATGGCCAAAAAGCAAGATGTCCGGGCACCCACCTACAACCTGGTCGTTATTGGGTTGTCCGgcacagagaaggagaaaggaCAATGTGGTGTGGGCAAGTCCTGCCTGTGTAACCGCTTTGTCCGGCCGAGCGCAGATGACTTCTACTTGGACCACACTTCTGTTCTCAGCACCAGCGACTTTGGAGGCCGCGTGGTGAACAATGATCACTTCCTGTTCTGGGGAGAATCTGGACGGACGGTGGAAGAGGGGCCAGAATGCCGTATGAATGTGGTGGAGCAGACAGAGTTCATAGATGATCAGACGTTTCAGCCCCACCGAAGCACGGCACTCCAACCTTACATCAAGCGGGCAGCCTCCACCAAGCTGGCTTCAGCTGAGAAACTGATGTACTTTTGCACAGATCAGCTGGGGCTTGAGCAGGACTTTGAGCAGAAGCAGATGCCTGAAGGCAAGCTTATGGTGGATGGATTCTTACTCTGTGTGGATGTTAGCAGGGGTATGAACCGTAGCTTTGAAGACCAGATGAAGTTTGTGACCAATCTGTACAACCAGCTAGCCAAAACGAAGAAGCCTGTGGTACTGGTTCTCACCAAATGTGATGAAGGAGTTGAGCGCTATATTAAAGACTCTCACACCTTTGCCCTAGCCAAGAAGAACCTACAGGTGGTAGAAACATCAGCAAGGTCTAATGTCAATGTTGACCTAGCTTTTCTTACACTGGTTCAGCTTATAGACAAGGGTAGGGGAAAACCCAAAATTATCCCTTACTTTGAGGCACTGAAACAGCAGAGTCAACAGATCGCCTCAGCCAAAGACCGCTATGAGTGGCTGGTCACCCGAATTGTTAAGAACCACAATGAGACCTGGCCCAATGTCAGTCGCCGCATGCAGACTGCCCCGGAGTACAAGGAATATGTTTTCCTTGAGGGGACAGCTAAAGCTAAAAAGCTCTTCCAGCAGCATGTGCATAGACTCAAACTAGAGCATATAGAGAAACGAAGGAAGGCCTACCTAGGTACACTACCACAAGCTTTGGCTGTGCTGTTACCAGAGTTGGACGAGATAGATCACCTGAGCTGGTCTGGGGTTCAGAAAGTcctagagacaaagagagatttCTCCCAGTGGTTTGTAGTGCTAGATGACACTCCTTGGGAGACCACACCACACATCGACATCATGGAGGATGACCGAATCCCCCAGGACCTCCTGGAGACACCTACGGCTGAAACTCTCTATGAAACCCACCTGGAGCAGCTGAGAAATGAGCGCAGACGGGCTGAGATGAGATGGGAGTTCAAGGAGAAGCTTAGCGTTTCTCCTTTCATCACACCAGGAAAACCTTGGGAGGAGGCCCGAAGCTTCATCATGAATGAAGACTTCTACCAGTGGCTGGATGAGGCTGAATATCTGGATATCTACAACAAGCACCAGAAGGAAATCATTGACCGAGCCAAAGAGGACTTTCAGGAGCTGCTTCTTGAATACTCTGAGCTCTTTTATGAGCTGGAAGTGGATGCAAAGCCAAGTAAAGAGAAAATGGGAGCCATTCAGGAGGTGTTGGGCGAAGAGCAAAGATTTAAAGCCCTGCAGAAGCTGCAGGCAGAAAGGGATGCTCTGGTATTGAAACATATCCACTTTGTCTACCACCCAACAAAGGACACTTGTCCCAACAGCCCACACTGTGTGGACAGCAAGATAGAGCAGATACTGGCCTCCAGATTCCCTACCCGCTATGCATCATCGGAAAGTTCAAGACTTGAGGGGGGGAGGGCAGAACGAATAAACCTTGTCATCCTAGGGAAAGATGGGCTAGCCAGAGAAATGGCAAATGAGATAAGGGCTTTGTGCACCAGTGATGATAGGTACGTGTTAGATGGCAAGCTGTATGAGTTAGCTCTTCGTCCTATTGAGGGTAATGTACGTCTGCCAGTCAATTCATTCCACACACCAACCTTTACACCCCTGGGTTGCCTGTGTTTGTACAACTCAAAGGAATCCCTCTCCTATGTTGTAGAGAGTTTGGAGAAGCTTAGGGAGTCAACTATAAGCAGGAGAGAAAGGGAAAACAGCTTAGCCCaactccccctctccctcctcctggtCACCAAGCGAGGGGTGGGCTCCATAGGGGATATTGGGGGGGAGACGGCTCAGACTCTCATCCAACAAGGGCAGCAGGTGGCCGGAAAGCTGCAGTGCTCTTACCTAGACCCTGCCTCTCCAGGCGTGGGATATGGGCGCAATGTGAATGAGAGGCAGCTCAACCAGATGCTGAAGGGCCTCTTGGAATCTCGGAGAAGCATAGGCAGCAGCTCCCCTCCCTTACCCCCTCCATCATCTGCCTTCAGAGACTCTCAGTCCCAGGCAATGTTAGAGGCAGACCTAAGGATAGTCATGTGTCTCATGTGTGGAGACACGTATGACCTTGACCAACTCCTCGCACCCTTCCTGTTGCCCCAGCACTGTCGTCCTGCCGCCAGCCTCAGCAGCGGGACTTCTGTTTTGCTGGATGTCGGTGTGGGAGGTCAGAGGCAGAATGTTGAGTTGTCACTGCTGTCTTTCCATTCCTCATTCTCCCTCCGCAAGACAAAGCTTGTCCATGGCTACATTGTAGTATACTCTGCTCGCCGTAAGGCCTCTATGGAGACATTATGTGCTTTCCTGTGTGAGGTCCAAGACATCATCCCGGTCCAGTTGCTAGCAGTAGGGGAGAGCCAGATGGAGCTGTCAGACTCAGAGTCAGCTAAGGAACAGATCAGTCAGGGAGAGGAACTGGCCCATGAAATAGAGGCAAGGTTTAATACAGTTATATGTGGACACGGGGGAGTGGTAGGGGGGCTTCATAAGATAGACCTTTTCCAACCCTTCCTCAAAGAGGTGGTAGAGAAGCGCACTATTGTGGAGGCCACGCACATGTACGATAATGTTGCTGAGGCCTGTACCAATGAGAGCATCAGCCCTCGCTGTGGCTCTCCAAGTCCAGTTAACATCCTCATGGACTCAGAGGATGATATTGATCCATCGCCACCTTACCCAACCCTTCGGGAGGATGGCAACCTGAGTTCCCACCTTGGCTTCAAGTTGCCAGATCTGGATTCAAGTGATACCTTCTCTGTCATTTCGGAGCTCAGCACCTTTGAGAGCAAGCTTAACAACAAGGTTCCTCCGCAAGTGAAGCCCAAACCTGTGCGCAAGGTCAACCTCGGCCCCTACATGGATCAGCAGGGTGGTACCAACCGTCGCTCTCAAGCTGTCACCTGGGCCCCAGGTAGCGACGGTGGCTATGACCCCTCAGACTACGCTGAACCTATGGATGCTGTGAGCAAACCTCGACCCACAGAAGAGGAGAATATCTATTCTGTACCTCACGACAGCACACAGGGCAAAATTATCACCATTCGCAATGCCAACAAGGGTCATTCTAATGGGAGCGCAGGGGGGAATGGGTCAGACAGCGAGGCTGATAGCAGCTCACTGGAGCGCAGGAGAAAGTTGTCAGCCATTGGAGTAAAGCCTAAGCTTTACAGAGACAGATCAAAACGGCTTGGCAAGTTCAGCAGTTTCAGGACAAGCTTCTCCATAGGCAGTGACGATGAGATGGGAGGTCCTCCCAAGGTCAGTCAGGATGATGGAGGGGCCCAGAAGGAGAACTCCATTGAAGAGAGTGAGGACCCCAAAAGAAGAAATATTCTTAAGAGCCTTCGGAGAAATACAAAG AAACCTCGAGCCAAACCCAGGCATTCCATCTCCAAACCCATCGAAAGCAACTACTTTGGCATGCCACTGACCTCCGTGGTGAGTCTTGAGAGGCCGATCCCAGTCTTCATCGAGAAGTGCATCAGGTTCATCGAAACAACAG GATTGAGCACAGAGGGCATCTACAGGGTCAGCGGCAACAAGGCAGAGATGGAGGGCATGCAGCGGCAATTTGACCAAG ACCACAACCTGGACCTGGTGGAGAAGGACTTCACCATCAACACAGTAGCAGGAGCCATGAAggccttcttctctgagctgccCGATCCTCTGGTGCCCTACAGCATGCAGGGCGAGCTGGTGGAGGCCTTCA AGATCAACGATAGAGAGACGCGCTTCCAGACGATGAAGGACATTCTGCGTCGCTTCCCCAAGGAGAATTACGAGGTCTTCAAATATGTCATCAGCCACTTGAACAA GGTGGGTCAGAACTACAAGCTGAACCTGATGACCAGTGAGAACctctccatctgtttctggcCAACTCTGATGAGACCAGACTTCACCACCATGGACGCCCTGACCGCCACCCGCACCTACCAGACAATCATCGAAGGCTTCATCCACCAGTGCGCGTACTTCTTCTACAATCAACCCCTGGCTGACGGCCTCCCCGGCTCCCCGACCTCCACACTCTCTTCCACCTCCTCATCCTCGGCCTACTCCTGCATGGCCGGGGGGTACTCCTCCTCACCGACTCCGTCCCCCGCTCCCTACGTCCTCCCCGCCACCCCTCCTGTGATCCCACACTACGGC CCCCCTatccaccaccaccatcaccaccatctccaccaccaccaccttcaACCTCAGTCCCCGCCCCACTCCCCACCTGCAACTCCCCAGTCCCCGCTACCAGCACTGCTGCCACCCTCTCTGCACCCCCATCACCCCCCTACGGAACAACACACGCTGTGA